One Candidatus Kryptobacter tengchongensis DNA segment encodes these proteins:
- a CDS encoding Predicted kinase produces MIEKIFNIFKRKNEQKETLKIKINPRTLVVLCGVAGSGKSTFAKKFFKRTQIVSSDHCRALISDNPANQAVSKHAFDLFYFIIEKRLLVGRLTVADATSLSKETRRQLIEIGRKYGFKIAIIIFDIPLEICIERDKKRPRKVGEQVIRNQYINFLEAKKSIPTEGFDEIFILNEETLDTAVVEIIPTYVTPNNSASL; encoded by the coding sequence ATGATAGAAAAAATTTTCAACATATTCAAAAGAAAAAACGAACAAAAAGAGACACTTAAGATAAAAATAAATCCACGAACACTTGTAGTTTTATGTGGGGTTGCAGGAAGCGGGAAATCAACATTTGCAAAGAAATTTTTTAAACGAACTCAAATTGTTTCCTCCGACCATTGTAGGGCTTTGATTTCAGATAATCCAGCAAATCAAGCGGTGTCAAAACATGCATTTGACCTTTTCTATTTCATAATTGAGAAAAGATTACTTGTTGGAAGATTAACAGTTGCAGATGCAACATCCCTTTCAAAAGAAACAAGGCGACAGTTGATTGAAATAGGAAGAAAGTACGGTTTTAAAATAGCAATAATCATTTTTGATATCCCGCTTGAAATTTGCATAGAAAGAGATAAGAAAAGACCAAGGAAAGTCGGCGAACAAGTTATAAGAAATCAATACATAAATTTTCTTGAAGCAAAAAAATCAATACCGACAGAAGGATTTGATGAAATTTTCATTCTAAACGAAGAAACACTTGATACAGCAGTTGTTGAAATAATTCCCACCTATGTTACACCAAATAACTCAGCAAGTTTATGA
- a CDS encoding site-specific DNA-methyltransferase (adenine-specific), whose amino-acid sequence MNSINEFLDKIFQADAIEFLKKIPSNSVDMCFADPPFNLGKKYNSYFDKKKEKEYIEWARKWLYELVRITKPTGSIFVHNIPKWLTHFANILNEFAIFRHWISWDAMGAPLGKTLLPNHYGILYYVKSNNFKFYDIRVSHSRCRNCGIILKDYGGKKHLIHPFGPLASDVWTDIHRIRHKKRRDEHPCQLPEHLVERLILMTTDEGDIILDPFIGTGTTAVAAKKLGRHFIGIDIDPYYVKLSENKLQNVKETKIGNCYVSVFLNKIVTIRDKDWDKIKDYFIIPPNLETKQPKLKQMLEFQLDLFIEKK is encoded by the coding sequence ATGAATTCAATTAATGAATTTCTGGATAAAATTTTTCAAGCCGATGCCATTGAATTCCTCAAGAAGATACCTTCAAATAGTGTTGACATGTGTTTTGCTGATCCACCTTTCAATTTAGGTAAAAAATATAATTCTTATTTTGATAAGAAGAAAGAGAAGGAATATATAGAATGGGCAAGAAAATGGCTATATGAATTAGTAAGAATTACAAAACCAACAGGTTCTATTTTTGTACATAATATACCTAAATGGCTTACTCATTTCGCTAATATTCTCAATGAATTTGCTATATTCAGGCACTGGATTTCATGGGACGCAATGGGAGCGCCTCTTGGTAAAACTCTTTTACCTAATCACTATGGCATTCTTTATTATGTCAAAAGCAATAATTTTAAATTTTATGATATAAGAGTTTCTCACTCAAGGTGTAGAAACTGTGGTATAATTCTCAAAGACTACGGAGGAAAGAAACACTTAATCCATCCATTTGGTCCATTAGCTTCCGATGTTTGGACGGATATACATAGAATAAGACATAAAAAAAGAAGAGACGAACATCCTTGCCAGCTCCCTGAACATCTGGTTGAGAGATTAATTTTAATGACAACCGATGAGGGAGACATAATCCTTGACCCTTTTATAGGAACTGGAACTACAGCGGTGGCAGCTAAGAAGCTCGGAAGACATTTCATTGGTATAGATATTGACCCATACTATGTTAAACTTTCCGAAAATAAACTTCAAAATGTAAAAGAAACAAAAATTGGAAATTGCTATGTGAGCGTTTTTCTAAATAAGATTGTAACTATTAGAGATAAGGATTGGGATAAAATTAAAGATTATTTTATTATTCCTCCAAATTTAGAAACAAAACAGCCTAAATTGAAGCAAATGCTTGAGTTCCAGTTAGACTTATTCATTGAAAAGAAATAA
- a CDS encoding allosteric NADP-dependent malic enzyme, producing MGVKIRREEALEYHSRGRKGKLEIIPSKPCLTQRDLSLAYTPGVAEPCREIHKNPELAYEYTMKGNFVAVISNGTAVLGLGDIGALAGKPVMEGKSVLFKRFADIDAIDIEINEKDPDKLIEIIAALEPTFGGINLEDIKAPECFYIEEELKKRMSIPVFHDDQHGTAIISGAALLNALELAGKKIDEVKVVFNGAGASAIACAKFYVLLGVKKENIVMCDRKGVIYKGRKEDMNPYKEEFATDRFGDGATLKDALVGADVFVGLSVGNVVTKEMLKTMADNPIVFAMANPDPEISYEDATEARDDIIMATGRSDYPNQVNNVLGFPFIFRGALDVRAKAINEEMKLAAARALAQLAKQDVPDSVIRAYGGEKLEFGRNYIIPKPFDPRVLTWVAPAVAKAAIESGVARIKITDWEEYKHQLEVRLGISREIMRPIFAIAKKNPKRIVFPEGEEIKILKASQILIDEGIAKPILIGSESVIRQKIEENKLSLKDIKIIEPLKYPRFDEYVEEYYRLRQRKGVTLKEARKIMTLPNYFGSMMVRMGDADGLISGLTSHYPDTIRPALQIIRMDERFTRVSGLYIMITKKGTFFFADTTVNIDPTPEELAEIAIASAETARRFNIEPVVALLSFSNFGSTENQYSLKVKKAVEIIRQKAPDLIVDGEMQADTAVVPEIIEEMYPFSTLKGKGPANVLIFPDLNSANIAYKLVYRIGGADVIGPILMGMKKPVHVLQTGAEVSEIVNMAAIAVAEAIEKERVDGRR from the coding sequence ATGGGAGTTAAAATTCGTCGGGAAGAAGCCCTTGAATATCATAGTCGGGGGAGGAAAGGAAAACTTGAAATCATACCATCAAAACCATGTTTAACACAAAGAGATTTGTCTCTTGCTTACACCCCAGGGGTTGCCGAACCGTGTAGAGAAATCCATAAAAATCCAGAGCTCGCATATGAATATACAATGAAAGGGAATTTTGTTGCTGTTATCTCAAATGGTACTGCGGTGCTTGGACTTGGTGATATAGGAGCACTTGCTGGAAAGCCTGTGATGGAAGGAAAGTCGGTTTTGTTCAAAAGATTTGCAGACATTGATGCGATTGATATTGAAATCAATGAAAAAGACCCTGATAAGTTAATTGAGATAATAGCAGCTCTTGAACCAACTTTTGGGGGAATCAATCTTGAGGATATCAAGGCTCCAGAGTGTTTTTACATTGAGGAAGAATTGAAAAAGAGGATGAGCATTCCAGTTTTTCATGATGACCAACATGGAACTGCGATCATAAGTGGAGCTGCTCTTTTGAATGCGCTTGAACTTGCTGGCAAAAAGATTGATGAGGTTAAAGTAGTATTCAACGGTGCTGGGGCATCAGCTATAGCATGTGCAAAATTTTATGTTCTCCTTGGAGTTAAAAAGGAAAACATAGTCATGTGCGATAGGAAAGGTGTTATTTATAAGGGAAGGAAGGAAGATATGAATCCATATAAAGAGGAATTTGCCACTGACAGGTTTGGGGATGGTGCAACCTTAAAGGATGCTCTCGTTGGGGCAGATGTATTTGTAGGTTTATCGGTTGGAAATGTTGTGACCAAAGAAATGTTGAAAACAATGGCTGACAACCCCATTGTCTTTGCAATGGCAAATCCAGACCCAGAGATAAGTTACGAAGATGCAACTGAGGCTCGCGATGATATAATAATGGCAACGGGTAGATCAGATTATCCGAATCAAGTTAACAATGTTCTTGGTTTTCCGTTTATTTTCAGGGGAGCACTTGATGTGAGGGCAAAGGCGATAAATGAGGAGATGAAACTTGCAGCTGCTCGTGCACTTGCGCAGCTTGCCAAACAGGATGTTCCTGATTCGGTTATCCGTGCTTATGGAGGTGAAAAACTTGAATTTGGGAGGAATTACATAATACCGAAACCATTTGATCCACGAGTTTTAACCTGGGTTGCCCCAGCAGTTGCAAAAGCTGCGATTGAAAGCGGGGTTGCAAGAATTAAAATAACCGATTGGGAAGAATACAAGCACCAACTTGAAGTTCGCCTTGGCATATCTCGTGAAATTATGAGACCAATTTTTGCAATCGCCAAGAAAAATCCGAAGCGAATTGTTTTCCCTGAGGGAGAGGAAATAAAAATTTTGAAGGCAAGCCAAATTTTAATTGATGAGGGAATTGCAAAGCCAATCTTGATTGGTTCAGAAAGTGTGATCAGGCAAAAGATAGAAGAAAACAAGCTTAGTTTAAAGGATATTAAAATTATTGAGCCATTGAAATATCCAAGGTTTGATGAATATGTTGAGGAATATTATCGTTTGCGCCAGCGTAAAGGTGTAACTTTGAAGGAAGCGCGGAAAATCATGACCCTGCCGAATTATTTCGGCTCAATGATGGTGAGAATGGGAGATGCTGATGGGTTAATTTCGGGTCTAACTTCACACTATCCAGATACAATTCGTCCAGCACTTCAAATTATAAGAATGGATGAGAGATTTACGCGCGTTTCTGGGCTTTACATTATGATAACTAAGAAAGGAACCTTCTTCTTTGCAGATACAACCGTAAACATTGACCCAACCCCTGAGGAGCTTGCAGAGATAGCAATCGCCTCAGCTGAAACAGCCAGAAGATTTAATATAGAACCAGTTGTGGCTTTGCTTTCGTTTAGCAATTTTGGAAGCACGGAAAATCAATACTCATTAAAAGTCAAGAAAGCTGTTGAGATCATTAGACAAAAGGCGCCTGATCTTATAGTGGATGGAGAAATGCAGGCGGATACAGCTGTGGTGCCTGAAATAATTGAAGAAATGTATCCGTTCTCAACCTTGAAAGGCAAAGGTCCTGCAAATGTTTTGATATTCCCGGATCTTAACTCTGCAAACATCGCTTATAAACTTGTTTATAGAATTGGCGGTGCTGATGTAATTGGTCCAATTCTTATGGGAATGAAGAAACCAGTTCATGTTTTGCAGACCGGAGCTGAGGTAAGTGAAATAGTTAACATGGCAGCTATCGCAGTTGCAGAAGCAATTGAAAAAGAAAGAGTTGATGGAAGAAGATAA
- a CDS encoding TLP18.3, Psb32 and MOLO-1 founding protein of phosphatase: protein MLRVRDIFSRDDLRKISDKISEIEKNTSGEIRVSIREKRSLMEKKLSIFDMALREFYRLGMDKTKDGTGVLVYILLSEKKLQIVADKGINDKVENETWQKIADKIAEKFKQGKYLDGIIDGLDEIGKILSQNFPIKPDDRNELSNEVEIR, encoded by the coding sequence ATGTTGAGGGTTAGAGATATATTTAGCAGGGATGATTTGAGAAAAATTTCTGATAAAATTTCGGAAATTGAGAAGAATACAAGTGGAGAAATCAGAGTTTCAATTAGAGAGAAAAGGAGTTTGATGGAGAAAAAGCTTTCCATTTTTGATATGGCTTTAAGAGAATTTTATCGGCTTGGCATGGACAAAACTAAAGATGGAACAGGTGTGCTTGTTTATATACTTCTTTCCGAAAAGAAGCTTCAGATAGTGGCGGATAAGGGGATAAATGACAAGGTTGAAAACGAAACTTGGCAAAAGATCGCCGATAAAATAGCCGAGAAATTTAAACAGGGCAAATATCTTGATGGAATAATTGATGGTCTTGATGAGATTGGGAAAATTTTATCTCAAAATTTTCCGATAAAACCTGACGATAGAAATGAGTTGTCAAATGAAGTTGAGATTAGATGA
- a CDS encoding DpnII restriction endonuclease, with the protein MRIRNKGIEIVLNFNTFYFRDEIFEDEWEKYVSSLVQKLLMLKNDIQTEGLSIKLLTKYLQSENGLDAVLALMGISQESFVRLITFLKIVNDPEANALINKKYWKILYKETEVRFDRLKKEIKNNEKVAKGIASLLIRGSDLPVIRNVLPLFEFKKFDISKLNFEVTSLIDTIIRYKTKGQYSASAQNNPESVIKKLLEKNGIKFATGKLKGVRRNLDFIIPNKDEPMIIIESSYEITTGSGMGDKAKIEIEVSKDIKKNYPNAYFIGFVDGIGWYVRKSDLKRVVLAFDEVFTFHKIQLQRFEKFIKEVMKL; encoded by the coding sequence ATGAGGATAAGAAATAAGGGAATAGAAATAGTTTTAAATTTTAACACATTTTATTTTCGGGATGAGATCTTTGAAGATGAGTGGGAAAAGTATGTTTCTTCATTAGTTCAGAAATTATTAATGTTGAAAAATGATATTCAAACTGAAGGTTTATCTATTAAATTATTAACTAAATACCTTCAAAGTGAAAATGGACTTGACGCTGTTTTAGCTTTGATGGGTATATCTCAAGAAAGTTTTGTGCGATTAATTACTTTCTTAAAAATAGTAAATGATCCAGAAGCAAATGCTTTGATAAATAAAAAATATTGGAAAATTTTGTATAAGGAAACTGAAGTTAGGTTTGATAGGTTGAAGAAAGAAATTAAAAATAATGAGAAAGTGGCTAAAGGAATTGCATCTTTACTTATCAGAGGTTCAGATTTACCTGTTATAAGAAATGTTCTACCACTGTTTGAATTTAAGAAATTTGATATATCAAAGCTTAACTTTGAAGTTACCTCACTCATTGATACAATTATAAGATATAAAACAAAAGGTCAGTATTCAGCTTCGGCTCAAAATAATCCAGAAAGTGTTATAAAGAAATTGTTAGAAAAGAATGGAATAAAATTCGCGACTGGTAAATTAAAGGGTGTAAGGCGTAATCTTGATTTTATAATTCCGAATAAAGATGAACCAATGATAATTATAGAATCTTCTTATGAGATAACAACAGGTTCGGGTATGGGGGATAAGGCAAAAATAGAAATAGAGGTCAGCAAAGATATAAAGAAAAATTATCCGAACGCCTATTTTATAGGTTTTGTGGATGGGATAGGATGGTATGTTAGAAAAAGTGATTTAAAGAGAGTGGTTCTTGCTTTTGATGAGGTCTTTACATTTCATAAAATTCAACTTCAAAGATTTGAAAAGTTTATAAAGGAGGTGATGAAATTATGA